Part of the Micromonospora tarapacensis genome is shown below.
TCCACTGGGGAGGGAGGTTCGTACTCACCGCCCCGGGCGTAGTTCGGCGAAGTGGCAGGCGGAGGGGTGCGGGTCGGCGGCGCGGAGCACGGTCTGCGGGTCCTGGGTGGCGCAGATCTCCTGCGCCTTCCAGCACCTGGTCCGGAAGTGGCAGCCGCTCGGCGGGTCCGCCGGGCTCGGCACGTCGCCGCGTAGCCGGATGATGTTGCGGTGCTGCCGGGCGTCCGGGTCCGGCACCGGCGCCGCGGAGAGCAGCGCCTGGGTGTACGGGTGGGTGGCCCGCTCGTAGATCTCGTCCTCGGTGCCGATCTCCACGATCCGCCCCAGGTACATGACGGCGACGCGGTCGGCGATGTGCCGGACCACCGACAGGTCGTGGGCGATGAAGATGTACGACAGCCCGAACTCGCTCTGGAGCTGCTCCAGCAGGTTGATCACCTGGGCCTGGATGGAGACGTCAAGCGCGGAGACCGGCTCGTCGCAGACGATCACCTCGGGCCGCAGCGCCAGCGCCCGGGCGATGCCGATGCGCTGCCGCTGGCCGCCGGAGAACTGGTGCGGGTAGCGGTTGATGTGCTCCGGGTTCAGTCCGACGACGTCGAGCAGCTCCTGGACCCGGTGCTGCCGGCTGCCCTTCGGCGCCGCCTCCGGGTGGATCTCGAACGGCTCGCCGATGATGTCGCCCACGGTCATCCGCGGGTTCAACGAGGTGTACGGGTCCTGCATGACCATCTGCATGTTGCGCCGGACCCGGCGCAGTTCGCCGCCGGAGGCGGCGAACAGGTCCCGCCCGGCCAGGGTGGCCCGGCCGGCGGTGGGCTTCTCCAGCCGCATCAGCAGCCGGGCGAGGGTGGACTTGCCGCAGCCCGACTCGCCGACGATGCCCAGCGTCTCACCCCGGCGCAGCTCGAAGCTCACCCCGTCGACGGCCTTCACCGCGCCGACCTTCTTCCGGAACACCACGCCCTGGGTGATCGGGAAGTGCTTGACCAGGTGGTTGACGTCGAGGAGCGTTTCGCCGCGCACCTTGGTGGGGTTAGCCGGCGCGGTCATCGCGTACCTCCTGCGCGAAGTGGCACGCGCTGGTCCGGCCGTCGCCGAGGACCAGGTCGTGCGGCACCACGTCCACGCAGACCTGCTGCGCGTACGGGCACCGGGGGTGGAAGGGGCAGCCGCTGGGGATCTGCATGAGGTTCGGCGGCAGACCGCGGATCGTGGACAGCTTCCCGCCCCGCTGGTCCAGGCGCGGGATCGAGTTCAGCAACCCCTTGGTGTACGGGTGGGCGGGCGCGCGGTACAGCGATCGGACGTCGGCGTGCTCGACGATCCGACCCGCGTACATGACGGCGATGCGGTCCGCGACGTCGGCGACGACGCCGAGGTCGTGGGTGATCAGGATCATGCCCATGTCCAGGTCCCGCCGCAGTTCGGCGAGGAGGTCCATGATCTGGGCCTGCACGGTGACGTCCAGCGCGGTGGTCGGCTCGTCGGCGATGAGCACCTTCGGTTCCATCGCCAGGGCCATCGCGATCATGACCCGCTGGCGC
Proteins encoded:
- a CDS encoding ABC transporter ATP-binding protein yields the protein MTAPANPTKVRGETLLDVNHLVKHFPITQGVVFRKKVGAVKAVDGVSFELRRGETLGIVGESGCGKSTLARLLMRLEKPTAGRATLAGRDLFAASGGELRRVRRNMQMVMQDPYTSLNPRMTVGDIIGEPFEIHPEAAPKGSRQHRVQELLDVVGLNPEHINRYPHQFSGGQRQRIGIARALALRPEVIVCDEPVSALDVSIQAQVINLLEQLQSEFGLSYIFIAHDLSVVRHIADRVAVMYLGRIVEIGTEDEIYERATHPYTQALLSAAPVPDPDARQHRNIIRLRGDVPSPADPPSGCHFRTRCWKAQEICATQDPQTVLRAADPHPSACHFAELRPGR